A genome region from Methylohalobius crimeensis 10Ki includes the following:
- a CDS encoding TMEM175 family protein, with product MPKEVLTPNSTERFSLDRCKAMADAVFAIVMTLLVLGIDIPPDHRFSEQGLIVFLERIGFDRFIYGVSFWLAGTYWILLVAIMSYFRQGSRALVWLNMLLLFPVTLLPFITELKGAYRHEALVTLLFGVVQILIGLALIALWRYAVSHPQLLDRTVEEIIRRKVTRRLFVSPIIISVIAVPLSFLSMQLSSLFFVSIPLYHLSLRAFE from the coding sequence ATGCCAAAAGAAGTCTTAACACCGAATTCCACCGAAAGATTCAGCCTTGACCGTTGCAAAGCGATGGCCGATGCTGTGTTTGCCATCGTCATGACGCTGTTGGTTTTGGGGATCGACATTCCTCCCGACCACCGATTTTCCGAACAGGGGCTGATCGTATTCCTGGAGCGTATCGGTTTCGACCGGTTCATCTACGGAGTCAGCTTCTGGCTCGCCGGTACTTATTGGATTCTGCTCGTCGCAATCATGAGTTATTTCCGGCAGGGAAGCCGGGCGTTGGTCTGGCTCAATATGCTTCTCTTGTTTCCCGTCACGCTGCTGCCGTTCATCACGGAACTCAAAGGTGCCTATCGCCACGAGGCATTGGTGACCCTGCTCTTCGGCGTCGTTCAAATTCTCATCGGGCTTGCTCTCATCGCACTTTGGAGGTATGCGGTTTCTCATCCCCAGTTGCTTGACCGTACGGTGGAAGAAATCATCCGTCGGAAAGTGACCCGGCGACTATTTGTGAGCCCTATCATTATCAGCGTGATAGCTGTTCCCCTTTCTTTTCTGAGTATGCAGCTGAGCAGCCTATTCTTTGTGAGTATCCCGCTGTATCACCTATCTCTACGAGCGTTCGAGTAA